The following proteins are co-located in the Takifugu flavidus isolate HTHZ2018 chromosome 16, ASM371156v2, whole genome shotgun sequence genome:
- the ahi1 gene encoding jouberin isoform X1 gives MPAGNSEHRVKSQERFNEVFNKYSDAQKKKKVKKKSAETQETIVLQNLTKSLNLEKDTEDDEAILQNTYHPEQGSPRYSKNKQREKETVEKINLNNQEDLQTSKPKRTIKRDLPPLPPSKNSSRAQEDVEVVNSDSAVEKTTVDRGKGEKQKSKKGKNKKPAEAKEESQVLGSEDRLQYEYLQQIAEEDAKTLQKSKIKTDEESTVSQTMTLNNDVGKKKKKKLKTSQSDDGERVEDAEHSADADNENEPKGKKKKKKKHLENETSSTEHEEPSKPEFDDSLVLGVFVHRTDRLKNDLLMSHPMVKIHVVDESTGYYVKKEDCHRQVSSFYEHENVDHILPIMSQPFDFKKNKSVVPEWQEQIIFNERFGYFVEQRDDRPKVLLFFEILDFISMEEARANVDVDKHERGFRKIAWAFLKIVGTNGVLNIDSKLRLQLYCPPPRAKRQPKTIEAFEWWRMYPRNKYPSTLYVTVKGIKLPEHVDPSIRSMMALQEERGSTSYSELQHEITKRSLTHSIDNQPAALKWSRLPGQVCRIPNKPMLTFRGGQLGCLTVLFSHAGTMLAAACADRDSFPVVVYEIPSGRVLTAFSGHLKVVYDLCWSSDDHSLLSASSDGTVKEWNVERLLEAAQKVLPHPSFVYCSQYHPTAQNLVLTGGYDTVVRVWRLDVDEVNGQLLEEFEGHSSFINTLCFDAEGRQMFSADNTGLIIVWKTSVSQDQQLDPCHQWCIDTKINEKDLSGVPINTLQLHPNGRYLLIHAKDSVLRMMDLRFLAMKKYIGATNYRERICSTFTPCGKFIFSGSEDGLAYVWNTDTGDAVAVYSELCYPTALHGVAFHPHENMVAFCAFGHHQPIHTYLYDHKVSQLEIRGIKGASATTKSASGDSRTTRALQETSAASALDQFAQTTRLALKTKSVKEQLDSVLDAHRRASFSGYPHEQDTLGRTLTSESGRMGFGSSLPPPSFMSPHSKLQWSGSLAEQLIPPATLITQSGGFTQVSQHIKRTSSLRLQSSLSEHLSSGVRLETDAASAQPLVVALYDYNANRSDELTVRRGDVIRVLYKDNESWWFGRLTNGLQGYFLASYVADQRDFSEEKNESVDTHAALPNQTPTRVSATASFSADLKSDNDPEATDARARRRKKVTQSSIPPAPEAELTRTRRRATSTPRPLPRRPTGQTNNAFEPDT, from the exons ATGCCAGCAG GTAATAGTGAACACCGGGTAAAATCCCAGGAAAGATTCAATGAAGTGTTCAACAAATACAGTGAtgcacagaagaaaaagaaggttAAGAAGAAAAGCGCAGAAACTCAGGAGACTATTGTC CTGCAGAATTTAACAAAGAGTCTTAACCTTGAGAAGGACACAGAAGATGATGAGGCCATCCTGCAGAACACGTATCACCCTGAACAGGGCAGCCCTCGCTACTCCAAGAATAaacaaagagagaaggaaacagTGGAAAAAATTAACCTCAACAACCAAGAGGACCTCCAGACTTCAAAACCCAAGAGAACCATAAAAAGGGATCTTCCCCCGCTCCCTCCATCCAAGAACTCAAGCCGTGCCCAGGAAGACGTGGAGGTTGTCAATTCCGATTCTGCTGTGGAGAAAACCACTGTTGATCGTggaaagggagaaaaacaaaaaagtaagaaggggaaaaacaagaaacCTGCAGAGGCCAAAGAAGAGAGTCAAGTGTTGGGTTCTGAAGACAGGCTGCAGTATGAATACCTGCAGCAGATTGCAGAAGAAGATGCGAAGACTTTGCAGAAGTCCAAAATCAAGACTGATGAAGAGAGTACTGTCTCTCAGACTATGACTTTAAATAACGATGttgggaagaagaagaagaagaagctcaaAACTTCACAGTCGGACGatgg AGAACGAGTAGAAGATGCTGAGCACAGTGCCGATGCTGACAATGAAAATGAaccaaaaggaaagaagaaaaagaagaaaaaacacc TAGAAAATGAAACAAGCAGTACTGAGCACGAAGAACCATCGAAACCAGAGTTTGACGACAGCCTCGTGCTGGGGGTGTTTGTCCACCGAACGGATAGGCTGAAGAACGACCTCCTGATGTCACACCCGATGGTGAAGATCCACGTTGTTGACGAAAGCACGGGATACTACGTGAAGAAAGAGGACTG CCATCGGCAAGTCTCCTCATTTTACGAGCATGAGAACGTGGATCACATTCTTCCCATAATGAGTCAACCATTTGAtttcaagaaaaacaaatctgtcgTCCCCGAGTGGCAGGAGCAGATCATCTTCAATGAACGCTTTGGTTATTTTGTTGAACAACGTGATGATAGGCCCAAAGTTTTGCTCTTTTTTGAG atcCTGGACTTCATCTCTATGGAGGAGGCAAGAGCCAACGTTGATGTTGACAAGCACGAGCGAGGATTCAGAAAGATTGCGTGGGCGTTCCTTAAG ATTGTTGGTACAAATGGTGTGCTGAATATTGATAGTAAACTTCGCCTCCAGCTGTATTGTCCTCCACCTCGGGCAAAGAGGCAACCTAAAACAATCGAGGCGTTTGAGTGGTGGAGGATGTACCCCAGGAACAAATACCCATCAACCCTTTATGTTACAGTGAAAGGCATCAAGCTTCCTGAGCAT GTGGACCCCAGTATTCGGTCCATGATggcgctgcaggaggagagaggaagcacCTCCTACAGTGAACTGCAACATGAAATCACTAAGAGGAGCTTGACACATTCAATAGACAACCAGCCAGCTGCCTTAAAATGGAGTAGGCTGCCTGGACAG GTCTGTCGGATTCCTAACAAACCCATGCTGACGTTCCGCGGTGGCCAGCTGGGCTGCCTCACAGTGCTCTTCTCTCATGCTGGGACAATGCTTGCTGCTGCCTGCGCTGACAGAGATTCTTTCCCCGTCGTAG TGTATGAGATTCCATCTGGCAGGGTTTTAACTGCCTTCAGCGGCCATCTTAAAGTGGTCTATGATCTCTGCTGGTCCAGTGATGATCACAGCCTTTTGTCTGCCTCATCTGATGGAACTGTCAA AGAGTGGAATGTGGAGAGGCTTCTTGAGGCAGCCCAGAAGGTTCTCCCCCATCCTTCATTTGTGTACTGCTCCCAGTATCACCCAACAGCCCAGAACCTGGTACTTACCGGTGGCTATGACACCGTGGTCCGTGTGTGGAGGCTTGATGTTGATGAAGTAAATGGGCAGTTGCTGGAAGAGTTTGAGGGCCACTCCAGTTTCATCAACACCCTCTGTTTTGACGCCGAAG GAAGACAAATGTTCTCTGCAGACAACACAGGCCTCATCATTGTGTGGAAAACATCTGTGAGCCAGGACCAGCAGCTGGACCCATGTCACCAGTGGTGCATAGACACG AAAATTAATGAGAAGGACCTCAGTGGCGTCCCCATCAACACGCTGCAACTCCATCCGAATGGGCGCTACCTGCTCATCCATGCCAAAGACAGTGTCTTGAGGATGATGGATTTGAGATT CCTGGCTATGAAGAAATACATTGGAGCCACCAACTACAGAGAGAGGATCTGCAGCACTTTCACGCCGTGTGGAAAGTTTATTTTCTCTGGCAGTGAAGACGGGCTGGCGTACGTGTGGAAtacagacacag GTGATGCAGTCGCGGTCTACTCTGAGCTCTGTTATCCTACTGCTCTCCATGGTGTGGCGTTCCACCCTCATGAGAACATGGTTGCCTTCTGTGCCTTTGGCCATCACCAGCCTATCCACACATACCTGTATGACCACAAAG TGTCCCAGCTGGAGATTCGTGGTATAAAAGGAGCATCAGCTACAACCAAATCAGCCTCTGGAGACTCCAGGACCACCAGAGCGTTACAGGAAACGTCTGCTGCTTCAGCCCTGGATCAGTTTGCCCAAACAACAAGGCTGGCTTTGAAAACGAAGTCTGTTAAGGAGCAGCTGGATTCTGTGCTT GATGCGCATCGGAGAGCTTCATTTTCTGGATATCCTCATGAACAAG ACACACTTGGGAGGACTTTGACCTCAGAATCTGGAAGG ATGGGATTCGGTTCCTCTTTACCTCCGCCATCATTCATGTCACCACACTCCAAGCTGCAGTGGTCCGGCTCCCTGGCGGAGCAGCTTATCCCCCCGGCAACTCTGATCACTCAGAGTG gtgGATTCACTCAAGTCAGCCAGCACATTAAACGGACTTCGTCCCTCAGATTACAGTCG AGCCTTTCTGAGCACCTTTCCTCAGGCGTCCGTCTGGAGACAGATGCTGCCTCTGCTCAGCCACTG GTCGTTGCACTCTACGACTACAACGCTAACCGTTCTGATGAGCTCACCGTACGCCGTGGTGACGTCATCCGAGTCTTGTACAAAGACAATGAGAGCTGGTGGTTCGGCCGCCTGACTAACGGGCTGCAGGGATATTTTCTTGCCTCTTATGTAGCTGATCAGA GAGATTTCAGTGAGGAGAAAAATGAGTCTGtagacacacatgcagcctTGCCTAATCAGACACCTACAAGA GTATCAGCTACAGCAAGTTTCTCCGCAGACCTCAAGTCTGACAACGATCCTGAGGCGACCGACGCCAG agcaaggaggagaaagaaggtAACACAGTCAAGCATCCCCCCAGCTCCAGAGGCAGAGCtaaccaggaccaggaggagagcTACATCCACACCCAGACCCCTCCCCAGAAGGCCAACGGGCCAGACCAACAACGCCTTTGAACCCGATACCTAA
- the ahi1 gene encoding jouberin isoform X2 produces MPAGNSEHRVKSQERFNEVFNKYSDAQKKKKVKKKSAETQETIVLQNLTKSLNLEKDTEDDEAILQNTYHPEQGSPRYSKNKQREKETVEKINLNNQEDLQTSKPKRTIKRDLPPLPPSKNSSRAQEDVEVVNSDSAVEKTTVDRGKGEKQKSKKGKNKKPAEAKEESQVLGSEDRLQYEYLQQIAEEDAKTLQKSKIKTDEESTVSQTMTLNNDVGKKKKKKLKTSQSDDGERVEDAEHSADADNENEPKGKKKKKKKHQNETSSTEHEEPSKPEFDDSLVLGVFVHRTDRLKNDLLMSHPMVKIHVVDESTGYYVKKEDCHRQVSSFYEHENVDHILPIMSQPFDFKKNKSVVPEWQEQIIFNERFGYFVEQRDDRPKVLLFFEILDFISMEEARANVDVDKHERGFRKIAWAFLKIVGTNGVLNIDSKLRLQLYCPPPRAKRQPKTIEAFEWWRMYPRNKYPSTLYVTVKGIKLPEHVDPSIRSMMALQEERGSTSYSELQHEITKRSLTHSIDNQPAALKWSRLPGQVCRIPNKPMLTFRGGQLGCLTVLFSHAGTMLAAACADRDSFPVVVYEIPSGRVLTAFSGHLKVVYDLCWSSDDHSLLSASSDGTVKEWNVERLLEAAQKVLPHPSFVYCSQYHPTAQNLVLTGGYDTVVRVWRLDVDEVNGQLLEEFEGHSSFINTLCFDAEGRQMFSADNTGLIIVWKTSVSQDQQLDPCHQWCIDTKINEKDLSGVPINTLQLHPNGRYLLIHAKDSVLRMMDLRFLAMKKYIGATNYRERICSTFTPCGKFIFSGSEDGLAYVWNTDTGDAVAVYSELCYPTALHGVAFHPHENMVAFCAFGHHQPIHTYLYDHKVSQLEIRGIKGASATTKSASGDSRTTRALQETSAASALDQFAQTTRLALKTKSVKEQLDSVLDAHRRASFSGYPHEQDTLGRTLTSESGRMGFGSSLPPPSFMSPHSKLQWSGSLAEQLIPPATLITQSGGFTQVSQHIKRTSSLRLQSSLSEHLSSGVRLETDAASAQPLVVALYDYNANRSDELTVRRGDVIRVLYKDNESWWFGRLTNGLQGYFLASYVADQRDFSEEKNESVDTHAALPNQTPTRVSATASFSADLKSDNDPEATDARARRRKKVTQSSIPPAPEAELTRTRRRATSTPRPLPRRPTGQTNNAFEPDT; encoded by the exons ATGCCAGCAG GTAATAGTGAACACCGGGTAAAATCCCAGGAAAGATTCAATGAAGTGTTCAACAAATACAGTGAtgcacagaagaaaaagaaggttAAGAAGAAAAGCGCAGAAACTCAGGAGACTATTGTC CTGCAGAATTTAACAAAGAGTCTTAACCTTGAGAAGGACACAGAAGATGATGAGGCCATCCTGCAGAACACGTATCACCCTGAACAGGGCAGCCCTCGCTACTCCAAGAATAaacaaagagagaaggaaacagTGGAAAAAATTAACCTCAACAACCAAGAGGACCTCCAGACTTCAAAACCCAAGAGAACCATAAAAAGGGATCTTCCCCCGCTCCCTCCATCCAAGAACTCAAGCCGTGCCCAGGAAGACGTGGAGGTTGTCAATTCCGATTCTGCTGTGGAGAAAACCACTGTTGATCGTggaaagggagaaaaacaaaaaagtaagaaggggaaaaacaagaaacCTGCAGAGGCCAAAGAAGAGAGTCAAGTGTTGGGTTCTGAAGACAGGCTGCAGTATGAATACCTGCAGCAGATTGCAGAAGAAGATGCGAAGACTTTGCAGAAGTCCAAAATCAAGACTGATGAAGAGAGTACTGTCTCTCAGACTATGACTTTAAATAACGATGttgggaagaagaagaagaagaagctcaaAACTTCACAGTCGGACGatgg AGAACGAGTAGAAGATGCTGAGCACAGTGCCGATGCTGACAATGAAAATGAaccaaaaggaaagaagaaaaagaagaaaaaacacc AAAATGAAACAAGCAGTACTGAGCACGAAGAACCATCGAAACCAGAGTTTGACGACAGCCTCGTGCTGGGGGTGTTTGTCCACCGAACGGATAGGCTGAAGAACGACCTCCTGATGTCACACCCGATGGTGAAGATCCACGTTGTTGACGAAAGCACGGGATACTACGTGAAGAAAGAGGACTG CCATCGGCAAGTCTCCTCATTTTACGAGCATGAGAACGTGGATCACATTCTTCCCATAATGAGTCAACCATTTGAtttcaagaaaaacaaatctgtcgTCCCCGAGTGGCAGGAGCAGATCATCTTCAATGAACGCTTTGGTTATTTTGTTGAACAACGTGATGATAGGCCCAAAGTTTTGCTCTTTTTTGAG atcCTGGACTTCATCTCTATGGAGGAGGCAAGAGCCAACGTTGATGTTGACAAGCACGAGCGAGGATTCAGAAAGATTGCGTGGGCGTTCCTTAAG ATTGTTGGTACAAATGGTGTGCTGAATATTGATAGTAAACTTCGCCTCCAGCTGTATTGTCCTCCACCTCGGGCAAAGAGGCAACCTAAAACAATCGAGGCGTTTGAGTGGTGGAGGATGTACCCCAGGAACAAATACCCATCAACCCTTTATGTTACAGTGAAAGGCATCAAGCTTCCTGAGCAT GTGGACCCCAGTATTCGGTCCATGATggcgctgcaggaggagagaggaagcacCTCCTACAGTGAACTGCAACATGAAATCACTAAGAGGAGCTTGACACATTCAATAGACAACCAGCCAGCTGCCTTAAAATGGAGTAGGCTGCCTGGACAG GTCTGTCGGATTCCTAACAAACCCATGCTGACGTTCCGCGGTGGCCAGCTGGGCTGCCTCACAGTGCTCTTCTCTCATGCTGGGACAATGCTTGCTGCTGCCTGCGCTGACAGAGATTCTTTCCCCGTCGTAG TGTATGAGATTCCATCTGGCAGGGTTTTAACTGCCTTCAGCGGCCATCTTAAAGTGGTCTATGATCTCTGCTGGTCCAGTGATGATCACAGCCTTTTGTCTGCCTCATCTGATGGAACTGTCAA AGAGTGGAATGTGGAGAGGCTTCTTGAGGCAGCCCAGAAGGTTCTCCCCCATCCTTCATTTGTGTACTGCTCCCAGTATCACCCAACAGCCCAGAACCTGGTACTTACCGGTGGCTATGACACCGTGGTCCGTGTGTGGAGGCTTGATGTTGATGAAGTAAATGGGCAGTTGCTGGAAGAGTTTGAGGGCCACTCCAGTTTCATCAACACCCTCTGTTTTGACGCCGAAG GAAGACAAATGTTCTCTGCAGACAACACAGGCCTCATCATTGTGTGGAAAACATCTGTGAGCCAGGACCAGCAGCTGGACCCATGTCACCAGTGGTGCATAGACACG AAAATTAATGAGAAGGACCTCAGTGGCGTCCCCATCAACACGCTGCAACTCCATCCGAATGGGCGCTACCTGCTCATCCATGCCAAAGACAGTGTCTTGAGGATGATGGATTTGAGATT CCTGGCTATGAAGAAATACATTGGAGCCACCAACTACAGAGAGAGGATCTGCAGCACTTTCACGCCGTGTGGAAAGTTTATTTTCTCTGGCAGTGAAGACGGGCTGGCGTACGTGTGGAAtacagacacag GTGATGCAGTCGCGGTCTACTCTGAGCTCTGTTATCCTACTGCTCTCCATGGTGTGGCGTTCCACCCTCATGAGAACATGGTTGCCTTCTGTGCCTTTGGCCATCACCAGCCTATCCACACATACCTGTATGACCACAAAG TGTCCCAGCTGGAGATTCGTGGTATAAAAGGAGCATCAGCTACAACCAAATCAGCCTCTGGAGACTCCAGGACCACCAGAGCGTTACAGGAAACGTCTGCTGCTTCAGCCCTGGATCAGTTTGCCCAAACAACAAGGCTGGCTTTGAAAACGAAGTCTGTTAAGGAGCAGCTGGATTCTGTGCTT GATGCGCATCGGAGAGCTTCATTTTCTGGATATCCTCATGAACAAG ACACACTTGGGAGGACTTTGACCTCAGAATCTGGAAGG ATGGGATTCGGTTCCTCTTTACCTCCGCCATCATTCATGTCACCACACTCCAAGCTGCAGTGGTCCGGCTCCCTGGCGGAGCAGCTTATCCCCCCGGCAACTCTGATCACTCAGAGTG gtgGATTCACTCAAGTCAGCCAGCACATTAAACGGACTTCGTCCCTCAGATTACAGTCG AGCCTTTCTGAGCACCTTTCCTCAGGCGTCCGTCTGGAGACAGATGCTGCCTCTGCTCAGCCACTG GTCGTTGCACTCTACGACTACAACGCTAACCGTTCTGATGAGCTCACCGTACGCCGTGGTGACGTCATCCGAGTCTTGTACAAAGACAATGAGAGCTGGTGGTTCGGCCGCCTGACTAACGGGCTGCAGGGATATTTTCTTGCCTCTTATGTAGCTGATCAGA GAGATTTCAGTGAGGAGAAAAATGAGTCTGtagacacacatgcagcctTGCCTAATCAGACACCTACAAGA GTATCAGCTACAGCAAGTTTCTCCGCAGACCTCAAGTCTGACAACGATCCTGAGGCGACCGACGCCAG agcaaggaggagaaagaaggtAACACAGTCAAGCATCCCCCCAGCTCCAGAGGCAGAGCtaaccaggaccaggaggagagcTACATCCACACCCAGACCCCTCCCCAGAAGGCCAACGGGCCAGACCAACAACGCCTTTGAACCCGATACCTAA